In the genome of Vanacampus margaritifer isolate UIUO_Vmar chromosome 1, RoL_Vmar_1.0, whole genome shotgun sequence, one region contains:
- the kif1b gene encoding kinesin-like protein KIF1B isoform X11, with protein MSGASVKVAVRVRPFNSRETSKDSKCIIQMQGNTTTILNPKAPKEPAKTFSFDYSYWSHTTPEDPCFAAQNQVYNDIGKEMLQHAFEGYNVCIFAYGQTGAGKSYTMMGKQEDGQEGIIPMLCEDLFEKINEDNNKEELSYSVEVSYMEIYCERVRDLLNPKNKGNLRVREHPLLGPYVEDLSKLAVTSYTDIADLMDAGNKARTVAATNMNETSSRSHAVFTIVFTQRKHDSETDLSTEKVSKISLVDLAGSERADSTGAKGTRLKEGANINKSLTTLGKVISALAEVDNSTSKSKKKKKSDFIPYRDSVLTWLLRENLGGNSRTAMVAALSPADINYDETLSTLRYADRAKNIKCNAVINEDPNNKLVRDLKDEVARLKELLRAQGLGDILDIDPLGDDCPGSGIKCDTTQSFKMPLLSCQTEVQSFRSKDLKDIHNNKNRYLIASENQRPGHFSTAPIGSLTVSPSSGSLCSQGALQSATSIQERIMSTPGGEEAIERLKESEKIIAELNETWEEKLRKTEAIRMEREALLAEMGVAIREDGGTLGVFSPKKTPHLVNLNEDPLMSECLLYYIKDGITRVGQADAERRQDIVLSGAHIKEEHCIFRSEKNAHGEVIVMLVPCEGSETYVNGKRVEDSIQLRSGNRIIMGKNHVFRFNHPEQARAEREKTPTAETPVEPVDWTFAQRELLEKQGIDMKQEMEKRLTEMEILYKKEKEEADQLLEQQRLVYESKLQELQKQVETRSLVAETPDEEELEEEEEEEVPWTQHEFNLAQWAFRKWRFHQFTSLRDQLWGNAVYLKEANAISVELKKKVQFQFVLLTDTLYSPLPPELSSPEPEKERNSRAFPRTVVAVEVQDLKNGATHYWSLEKLKQRLDQMREMYDRAGEMASTNQEDCGEGTLTGNDPFYDRFHWFKLVGSSPIFHGCVNEHLAERTPSPTFSTTDSEITELADERQSEMSDLMDDEAFVDDTSSDAGTEESSDIFSDGQDPFYDRSPWFILVGRAFVYLSNLLYPVPLVHRVAIVTEKGDVRGFLRVGVQAIAADEEAPDYGSGVRQSGTAKISFDDDYFKKNDFTSTVMTHSGLSLEELRIVEGQGQSSEVITPSEELNRINDMDLKLGNIPETKLACGDGLPGQLEIGSTFTFRVTVLQTTGVPPEYADIFCQFNFLHRHDEAFSTEPLKNSGKGTPLGFYHVQNISVEVTESFIEYIKTKPIVFEVFGHYQQHPLHLHGQDLISPPTQSRKYYPIPMPLSKPVPATKLNTITKSNLGQCVSKYDLLVWFEISELEPTGEYIPAIVDHSGALPCHGTYLLHQGIQRRITVTLIHEKGSELHWKDVRELVVGRIRNKAEVDDGAADAVLSLNIISAKNIKSSHNSNRTFYRFEAVWDSSLHNSLLLNRVTPYGEKIYMTLSAYLELDHCIQPAIITKDVCMVFYSRDAKISPPRSLRNLFGSGYSKTPDCNRVTGIYELSLCKMSDSGSPGMQRRRRKVLDTSVAYVRGEENLAGWRPRGDSLILEHQWELEKMEQLHEVEKTRHLLLLRDKLGESAPVGSGPTSKSLSELLSPCVSSGTLSTSTSISSQISSTTFESAITPSESSGYDSADIESLVDREKELATKCLRLLTHTFNSEYNQLVNSISDCKLSDISPMGRDMSVTSFSSATLTPSSTCPSLSDSRCGSVEQKTPENCSRASSPSCSEYDNFPMVPTLEASYLARAGKNEFLNLVPDIEEMRPGSVVSKKGFLSFMEPRSNSWVKHFVAVRRPYVFIYNSDKDPVERGVLNLSTAQVEYSEDQQAMLKTPNTFAVCTKHRGILLQANNEKDMNDWLYALNPLLAGTIRSKLARRRSGLIKN; from the exons CTATTCTAAACCCCAAAGCCCCAAAAGAACCAGCAAAGACCTTCAGTTTTGATTACTCCTACTGGTCCCATACGACG CCGGAAGACCCCTGCTTTGCTGCACAGAACCAAGTATACAATGACATTGGCAAGGAAATGCTGCAGCACGCCTTTGAGGGCTACAATGTGTGCATTTTTGCATATGGCCAGACTGGAGCTGGCAAATCCTACACCATGATGGGCAAACAGGAGGATGGCCAGGAAGGAATCATTCCCATG CTTTGTGAAGATCTATTTGAGAAAATCAATGAGGATAACAACAAAGAGGAGCTCTCGTATTCTGTAGAG GTCAGTTACATGGAGATCTACTGCGAGCGGGTTCGAGATCTGCTCAATCCCAAGAATAAAGGGAATCTCCGGGTGAGGGAACATCCACTTTTGGGCCCCTACGTCGAGGACCTCTCCAAGCTTGCCGTTACTTCCTATACTGACATCGCTGACCTCATGGATGCGGGCAATAAGGCCAG AACTGTGGCTGCCACCAACATGAATGAGACCAGCAGCAGGTCCCATGCAGTTTTCACAATTGTCTTCACACAGCGAAAACATGACAGTGAGACGGACCTTTCCACTGAAAAA GTCAGTAAAATTAGTCTTGTGGACTTGGCAGGAAGTGAAAGAGCAGATTCCACTGGAGCTAAAGGCACCAGGCTCAAG GAGGGCGCAAACATCAACAAGTCCCTAACCACATTAGGAAAGGTCATATCTGCGCTGGCCGAAGTG GATAACTCTACCAGCAAG agcaagaagaagaagaagtcagaCTTCATCCCGTACAGAGACTCCGTTTTGACATGGCTCTTGAGGGAGAATCTTG GTGGAAACTCCAGAACTGCAATGGTTGCCGCCCTAAGTCCTGCTGATATCAATTATGATGAAACTCTGAGCACACTGCG CTACGCCGATCGAGCGAAGAACATCAAATGCAATGCTGTCATCAATGAGGATCCCAACAATAAGCTGGTGCGTGACCTTAAGGATGAAGTGGCTCGTCTGAAGGAACTGCTACGTGCACAAGGCCTGGGAGACATCCTGGACA TCGATCCTCTGGGGGATGATTGCCCAGGAAGTGGAATCAAAT GTGACACTACTCAAAGCTTTAAAATGCCACTGCTCAGTTGTCAAACTGAGGTTCAGAGCTTCAGATCAAAAG ACCTCAAAGACATTCACAACAATAAGAATAGATACTTGATAGCCTCAGAGAACCAACGCCCTGGCCATTTCTCCACAGCCCCTATCGGTTCCCTGACAGTCTCTCCATCCTCTGGCTCACTGTGCAGCCAGGGGGCCCTGCAGTCAGCCACCAGCATCCAGGAGCGCATCATGTCCACTCCTGGTGGAGAGGAAGCTATTGAAAGACTTAAG GAATCCGAAAAGATCATTGCAGAGCTCAATGAAACCTGGGAAGAGAAACTGCGAAAGACGGAGGCAATCCGCATGGAAAG GGAGGCATTACTTGCAGAAATGGGCGTAGCAATCCGCGAAGATGGAGGCACTTTGGGGGTGTTCTCCCCAAAAAAG ACTCCTCACTTGGTTAATCTGAACGAGGATCCTCTCATGTCTGAGTGTCTTCTCTACTACATCAAAGATGGAATTACAAG GGTGGGACAGGCTGATGCTGAAAGACGGCAGGATATCGTCTTAAGTGGTGCTCATATCAAGGAGGAGCACTGTATTTTCCGCAGTGAGAAGAATGCCCATGGAGAAG TTATCGTCATGCTTGTGCCCTGTGAGGGATCTGAGACTTATGTAAATGGAAAGCGTGTTGAAGACTCTATCCAGCTGCGTTCAG GAAACCGTATCATTATGGGAAAGAACCACGTGTTCCGCTTCAATCACCCAGAGCAAGCCAGGGCGGAAAGGGAGAAAACGCCAACGGCCGAAACCCCTGTGGAGCCAGTGGATTGGACCTTTGCTCAGAGAGAGCTGCTGGAGAAACAGGGCATTGACATGAAACAGGAGATGGAGAAAAG GCTCACTGAAATGGAAATCCTATACAAAAAAGAGAAGGAAGAAGCAGACCAACTTCTTGAGCAGCAGAGACTG GTATATGAGAGCAAGCTACAAGAACTTCAGAAACAGGTTGAAACTCGTTCTCTGGTTGCCGAAACGCCCGATGAGGAAGAgctagaggaggaggaggaagaggaag TGCCGTGGACTCAGCACGAGTTCAACCTGGCTCAGTGGGCCTTCAGAAAGTGGCGATTCCACCAATTCACATCGCTTCGCGACCAATTGTGGGGGAATGCCGTCTACCTGAAGGAGGCCAATGCCATCAGTGTGGAACTAAAGAAGAAA GTCCAGTTCCAGTTTGTCTTATTGACGGACACACTGTACTCACCCCTGCCCCCGGAGCTCTCATCACCAGAACCAGAAAAAGAACGTAACTCCAGGGCTTTCCCTCGTACGGTGGTGGCCGTTGAGGTCCAAGACCTGAAGAACGGAGCCACACACTACTGGTCCCTCGAGAAACTCAA GCAGCGTCTGGATCAGATGAGGGAGATGTATGACCGGGCAGGAGAAATGGCTTCCACGAACCAGGAGGACTGCGGGGAAGGCACTCTGACAGGAAATGACCCCTTCTACGACCGCTTCCATTGGTTTAAGCTTGTTGGGAG CTCCCCCATCTTCCACGGTTGCGTAAATGAGCATCTGGCTGAACGCACGCCCTCGCCCACTTTCTCCACCACCGACTCTGAAATCACCGAGTTGGCGGACGAGCGCCAGAGCGAGATGTCTGACTTGATGGACGACGAGGCGTTCGTCGACGACACCAGCTCAGACGCCGGCACGGAGGAGAGCTCGGATATCTTCAGCGATGGCCAGGACCCCTTCTATGACCGCTCCCCCTGGTTCATCCTGGTGGGAAG AGCTTTCGTGTACCTGAGCAACCTGCTTTACCCCGTACCACTGGTTCATCGTGTTGCCATAGTAACAGAGAAAGGAGACGTGCGAGGCTTCTTGCGCGTTGGGGTCCAGGCCATAGCTG CTGATGAGGAGGCCCCGGACTACGGGTCTGGAGTAAGGCAATCCGGGACTGCAAAGATATCCTTTGATGATGACTACTTCAAAAAA aATGATTTCACATCCACAGTTATGACCCACTCTGGTTTGTCCTTGGAAGAACTGCGCATTGTGGAGGGCCAGGGTCAGAGTTCAGAGGTCATCACCCCCTCGGAGGAGCTCAACAGAATCAATGACATGG ACCTCAAGCTGGGAAACATCCCAGAGACCAAGCTGGCTTGTGGCGACGGTCTACCAGGCCAGTTGGAGATAGGCAGCACCTTCACCTTCCGTGTGACCGTGCTTCAGACCACAGGGGTCCCACCAGAGTATGCTGATATCTTCTGTCAGTTCAA TTTCCTGCATCGTCATGATGAAGCTTTTTCCACCGAGCCCTTGAAGAACAGTGGCAAAGGCACTCCTCTgggtttttatcatgtccaaaAT ATTTCAGTTGAGGTGACAGAGTCCTTCATCGAGTACATCAAGACCAAGCCCATCGTGTTTGAAGTGTTTGGCCACTACCAGCAGCACCCGCTGCATCTTCATGGCCAGGACCTCATCAG TCCTCCAACACAATCCAGGAAATACTATCCTATTCCAATGCCACTGTCGAAACCTG TCCCAGCCACCAAGTTGAACACAATCACCAAGTCCAACCTTGGCCAGTGTGTCAGCAAATACGACCTACTCGTCTGGTTTGAGATCAGCGAGCTGGAGCCCACAGGAGA GTACATTCCAGCTATAGTGGATCACAGTGGAGCGCTGCCTTGCCATGGCACGTACCTGCTGCACCAG GGAATCCAGCGTCGGATCACTGTGACTCTAATCCACGAAAAGGGTAGCGAGCTGCACTGGAAAGATGTTCGTGAGCTGGTTGTTG GTCGTATTAGGAACAAGGCTGAAGTGGACGATGGAGCAGCTGATGCGGTCTTGTCTCTTAACATTATCTCTGCCAAGAACATCAAATCTTCCCACAACTCTAACAG GACCTTCTACCGCTTCGAGGCAGTGTGGGACAGCTCCCTGCACAACTCCCTCCTGCTAAACAGAGTTACTCCTTATGGAGAGAAGATCTACATGACGCTGTCGGCATATCTAGAG CTTGACCATTGCATCCAGCCTGCTATTATCACTAAAGACGTCTGCATGGTCTTTTACTCTCGAGATGCAAAGATCTCACCTCCCCGTTCCCTCAGGAACCTCTTCGGGAGTGGCTATTCCAAAACCCCAGACTG CAACCGTGTTACAGGAATCTACGAGCTGAGTTTGTGCAAGATGTCCGATTCTGGAAGTCCAG GCATGCAACGCCGGAGGAGGAAGGTCTTGGACACATCAGTGGCGTATGTGCGTGGCGAGGAGAACCTGGCAGGTTGGAGGCCCAGAGGAGACAGTCTCATCCTGGAGCACCAATGGGAGCTGGAGAAAATGGAGCAGCTGCATGAG GTGGAGAAGACCCGCCACCTCCTCCTACTGAGAGACAAACTGGGAGAGTCTGCCCCCGTGGGATCGGGGCCAACCAGCAAGTCCTTAAGCGAGTTGCTGTCTCCGTGCGTGAGCTCGGGCACCTTGTCCACGTCCACCTCCATCTCCTCGCAGATCTCCAGCACCACCTTCGAAAGTGCCATCACGCCCAGTGAGAGCAGCGGCTACGACTCCGCTGACATCGAGAGCCTGGTTGACCGTGAGAAGGAGCTGGCCACTAAG TGCCTCCGCCTCCTGACTCATACATTCAACAGCGAATACAACCAATTGGTGAACAgcatcagcgactgcaaa CTGTCCGACATCTCTCCGATGGGACGTGACATGTCGGTGACCAGCTTCAGCAGCGCCACGCTCACCCCCTCCTCCACATGCCCGTCTCTGTCAGACTCCCGCTGTGGCTCTGTAGAACAGAA GACTCCGGAGAACTGTTCCCGTGCGTCCAGCCCATCCTGCTCAGAGTACGACAACTTCCCCATGGTTCCCACCCTGGAGGCATCTTACCTCGCACGTGCGGGGAAAAATGAATTCCTCAACTTGGTGCCTGATATTGAAGAAATGAGGCCAGG ATCTGTTGTGTCCAAGAAGGGTTTCCTAAGCTTCATGGAGCCACGCTCCAACTCGTGGGTGAAACACTTTGTGGCCGTGCGCCGGCCTTACGTCTTCATCTACAACAGCGACAAGGACCCGGTGGAGCGGGGGGTCCTTAACCTTTCCACAGCGCAAGTGGAATACAGTGAAGACCAGCAGGCCATGCTCAAG ACACCAAACACGTTTGCTGTGTGCACGAAGCACAGAGGAATCCTCCTGCAGGCCAACAATGAGAAAGACATGAACGACTGGCTGTACGCGTTGAACCCTCTGCTCGCGGGAACGATAAG GTCCAAGCTGGCGAGGAGGCGTAGCGGTCTCATCAAGAACTGA
- the kif1b gene encoding kinesin-like protein KIF1B isoform X18, whose amino-acid sequence MSGASVKVAVRVRPFNSRETSKDSKCIIQMQGNTTTILNPKAPKEPAKTFSFDYSYWSHTTPEDPCFAAQNQVYNDIGKEMLQHAFEGYNVCIFAYGQTGAGKSYTMMGKQEDGQEGIIPMLCEDLFEKINEDNNKEELSYSVEVSYMEIYCERVRDLLNPKNKGNLRVREHPLLGPYVEDLSKLAVTSYTDIADLMDAGNKARTVAATNMNETSSRSHAVFTIVFTQRKHDSETDLSTEKVSKISLVDLAGSERADSTGAKGTRLKEGANINKSLTTLGKVISALAEVDNSTSKSKKKKKSDFIPYRDSVLTWLLRENLGGNSRTAMVAALSPADINYDETLSTLRYADRAKNIKCNAVINEDPNNKLVRDLKDEVARLKELLRAQGLGDILDIDPLGDDCPGSGIKCDTTQSFKMPLLSCQTEVQSFRSKDLKDIHNNKNRYLIASENQRPGHFSTAPIGSLTVSPSSGSLCSQGALQSATSIQERIMSTPGGEEAIERLKESEKIIAELNETWEEKLRKTEAIRMEREALLAEMGVAIREDGGTLGVFSPKKTPHLVNLNEDPLMSECLLYYIKDGITRVGQADAERRQDIVLSGAHIKEEHCIFRSEKNAHGEVIVMLVPCEGSETYVNGKRVEDSIQLRSGNRIIMGKNHVFRFNHPEQARAEREKTPTAETPVEPVDWTFAQRELLEKQGIDMKQEMEKRLTEMEILYKKEKEEADQLLEQQRLVYESKLQELQKQVETRSLVAETPDEEELEEEEEEEVPWTQHEFNLAQWAFRKWRFHQFTSLRDQLWGNAVYLKEANAISVELKKKVQFQFVLLTDTLYSPLPPELSSPEPEKERNSRAFPRTVVAVEVQDLKNGATHYWSLEKLKQRLDQMREMYDRAGEMASTNQEDCGEGTLTGNDPFYDRFHWFKLVGSSPIFHGCVNEHLAERTPSPTFSTTDSEITELADERQSEMSDLMDDEAFVDDTSSDAGTEESSDIFSDGQDPFYDRSPWFILVGRAFVYLSNLLYPVPLVHRVAIVTEKGDVRGFLRVGVQAIAADEEAPDYGSGVRQSGTAKISFDDDYFKKNDFTSTVMTHSGLSLEELRIVEGQGQSSEVITPSEELNRINDMDLKLGNIPETKLACGDGLPGQLEIGSTFTFRVTVLQTTGVPPEYADIFCQFNFLHRHDEAFSTEPLKNSGKGTPLGFYHVQNISVEVTESFIEYIKTKPIVFEVFGHYQQHPLHLHGQDLISPPTQSRKYYPIPMPLSKPVPATKLNTITKSNLGQCVSKYDLLVWFEISELEPTGEYIPAIVDHSGALPCHGTYLLHQGIQRRITVTLIHEKGSELHWKDVRELVVGRIRNKAEVDDGAADAVLSLNIISAKNIKSSHNSNRLSIDKDIDRTFYRFEAVWDSSLHNSLLLNRVTPYGEKIYMTLSAYLELDHCIQPAIITKDVCMVFYSRDAKISPPRSLRNLFGSGYSKTPDCNRVTGIYELSLCKMSDSGSPGMQRRRRKVLDTSVAYVRGEENLAGWRPRGDSLILEHQWELEKMEQLHEVEKTRHLLLLRDKLGESAPVGSGPTSKSLSELLSPCVSSGTLSTSTSISSQISSTTFESAITPSESSGYDSADIESLVDREKELATKCLRLLTHTFNSEYNQLVNSISDCKLSDISPMGRDMSVTSFSSATLTPSSTCPSLSDSRCGSVEQKTPENCSRASSPSCSEYDNFPMVPTLEASYLARAGKNEFLNLVPDIEEMRPGSVVSKKGFLSFMEPRSNSWVKHFVAVRRPYVFIYNSDKDPVERGVLNLSTAQVEYSEDQQAMLKTPNTFAVCTKHRGILLQANNEKDMNDWLYALNPLLAGTIRSKLARRRSGLIKN is encoded by the exons CTATTCTAAACCCCAAAGCCCCAAAAGAACCAGCAAAGACCTTCAGTTTTGATTACTCCTACTGGTCCCATACGACG CCGGAAGACCCCTGCTTTGCTGCACAGAACCAAGTATACAATGACATTGGCAAGGAAATGCTGCAGCACGCCTTTGAGGGCTACAATGTGTGCATTTTTGCATATGGCCAGACTGGAGCTGGCAAATCCTACACCATGATGGGCAAACAGGAGGATGGCCAGGAAGGAATCATTCCCATG CTTTGTGAAGATCTATTTGAGAAAATCAATGAGGATAACAACAAAGAGGAGCTCTCGTATTCTGTAGAG GTCAGTTACATGGAGATCTACTGCGAGCGGGTTCGAGATCTGCTCAATCCCAAGAATAAAGGGAATCTCCGGGTGAGGGAACATCCACTTTTGGGCCCCTACGTCGAGGACCTCTCCAAGCTTGCCGTTACTTCCTATACTGACATCGCTGACCTCATGGATGCGGGCAATAAGGCCAG AACTGTGGCTGCCACCAACATGAATGAGACCAGCAGCAGGTCCCATGCAGTTTTCACAATTGTCTTCACACAGCGAAAACATGACAGTGAGACGGACCTTTCCACTGAAAAA GTCAGTAAAATTAGTCTTGTGGACTTGGCAGGAAGTGAAAGAGCAGATTCCACTGGAGCTAAAGGCACCAGGCTCAAG GAGGGCGCAAACATCAACAAGTCCCTAACCACATTAGGAAAGGTCATATCTGCGCTGGCCGAAGTG GATAACTCTACCAGCAAG agcaagaagaagaagaagtcagaCTTCATCCCGTACAGAGACTCCGTTTTGACATGGCTCTTGAGGGAGAATCTTG GTGGAAACTCCAGAACTGCAATGGTTGCCGCCCTAAGTCCTGCTGATATCAATTATGATGAAACTCTGAGCACACTGCG CTACGCCGATCGAGCGAAGAACATCAAATGCAATGCTGTCATCAATGAGGATCCCAACAATAAGCTGGTGCGTGACCTTAAGGATGAAGTGGCTCGTCTGAAGGAACTGCTACGTGCACAAGGCCTGGGAGACATCCTGGACA TCGATCCTCTGGGGGATGATTGCCCAGGAAGTGGAATCAAAT GTGACACTACTCAAAGCTTTAAAATGCCACTGCTCAGTTGTCAAACTGAGGTTCAGAGCTTCAGATCAAAAG ACCTCAAAGACATTCACAACAATAAGAATAGATACTTGATAGCCTCAGAGAACCAACGCCCTGGCCATTTCTCCACAGCCCCTATCGGTTCCCTGACAGTCTCTCCATCCTCTGGCTCACTGTGCAGCCAGGGGGCCCTGCAGTCAGCCACCAGCATCCAGGAGCGCATCATGTCCACTCCTGGTGGAGAGGAAGCTATTGAAAGACTTAAG GAATCCGAAAAGATCATTGCAGAGCTCAATGAAACCTGGGAAGAGAAACTGCGAAAGACGGAGGCAATCCGCATGGAAAG GGAGGCATTACTTGCAGAAATGGGCGTAGCAATCCGCGAAGATGGAGGCACTTTGGGGGTGTTCTCCCCAAAAAAG ACTCCTCACTTGGTTAATCTGAACGAGGATCCTCTCATGTCTGAGTGTCTTCTCTACTACATCAAAGATGGAATTACAAG GGTGGGACAGGCTGATGCTGAAAGACGGCAGGATATCGTCTTAAGTGGTGCTCATATCAAGGAGGAGCACTGTATTTTCCGCAGTGAGAAGAATGCCCATGGAGAAG TTATCGTCATGCTTGTGCCCTGTGAGGGATCTGAGACTTATGTAAATGGAAAGCGTGTTGAAGACTCTATCCAGCTGCGTTCAG GAAACCGTATCATTATGGGAAAGAACCACGTGTTCCGCTTCAATCACCCAGAGCAAGCCAGGGCGGAAAGGGAGAAAACGCCAACGGCCGAAACCCCTGTGGAGCCAGTGGATTGGACCTTTGCTCAGAGAGAGCTGCTGGAGAAACAGGGCATTGACATGAAACAGGAGATGGAGAAAAG GCTCACTGAAATGGAAATCCTATACAAAAAAGAGAAGGAAGAAGCAGACCAACTTCTTGAGCAGCAGAGACTG GTATATGAGAGCAAGCTACAAGAACTTCAGAAACAGGTTGAAACTCGTTCTCTGGTTGCCGAAACGCCCGATGAGGAAGAgctagaggaggaggaggaagaggaag TGCCGTGGACTCAGCACGAGTTCAACCTGGCTCAGTGGGCCTTCAGAAAGTGGCGATTCCACCAATTCACATCGCTTCGCGACCAATTGTGGGGGAATGCCGTCTACCTGAAGGAGGCCAATGCCATCAGTGTGGAACTAAAGAAGAAA GTCCAGTTCCAGTTTGTCTTATTGACGGACACACTGTACTCACCCCTGCCCCCGGAGCTCTCATCACCAGAACCAGAAAAAGAACGTAACTCCAGGGCTTTCCCTCGTACGGTGGTGGCCGTTGAGGTCCAAGACCTGAAGAACGGAGCCACACACTACTGGTCCCTCGAGAAACTCAA GCAGCGTCTGGATCAGATGAGGGAGATGTATGACCGGGCAGGAGAAATGGCTTCCACGAACCAGGAGGACTGCGGGGAAGGCACTCTGACAGGAAATGACCCCTTCTACGACCGCTTCCATTGGTTTAAGCTTGTTGGGAG CTCCCCCATCTTCCACGGTTGCGTAAATGAGCATCTGGCTGAACGCACGCCCTCGCCCACTTTCTCCACCACCGACTCTGAAATCACCGAGTTGGCGGACGAGCGCCAGAGCGAGATGTCTGACTTGATGGACGACGAGGCGTTCGTCGACGACACCAGCTCAGACGCCGGCACGGAGGAGAGCTCGGATATCTTCAGCGATGGCCAGGACCCCTTCTATGACCGCTCCCCCTGGTTCATCCTGGTGGGAAG AGCTTTCGTGTACCTGAGCAACCTGCTTTACCCCGTACCACTGGTTCATCGTGTTGCCATAGTAACAGAGAAAGGAGACGTGCGAGGCTTCTTGCGCGTTGGGGTCCAGGCCATAGCTG CTGATGAGGAGGCCCCGGACTACGGGTCTGGAGTAAGGCAATCCGGGACTGCAAAGATATCCTTTGATGATGACTACTTCAAAAAA aATGATTTCACATCCACAGTTATGACCCACTCTGGTTTGTCCTTGGAAGAACTGCGCATTGTGGAGGGCCAGGGTCAGAGTTCAGAGGTCATCACCCCCTCGGAGGAGCTCAACAGAATCAATGACATGG ACCTCAAGCTGGGAAACATCCCAGAGACCAAGCTGGCTTGTGGCGACGGTCTACCAGGCCAGTTGGAGATAGGCAGCACCTTCACCTTCCGTGTGACCGTGCTTCAGACCACAGGGGTCCCACCAGAGTATGCTGATATCTTCTGTCAGTTCAA TTTCCTGCATCGTCATGATGAAGCTTTTTCCACCGAGCCCTTGAAGAACAGTGGCAAAGGCACTCCTCTgggtttttatcatgtccaaaAT ATTTCAGTTGAGGTGACAGAGTCCTTCATCGAGTACATCAAGACCAAGCCCATCGTGTTTGAAGTGTTTGGCCACTACCAGCAGCACCCGCTGCATCTTCATGGCCAGGACCTCATCAG TCCTCCAACACAATCCAGGAAATACTATCCTATTCCAATGCCACTGTCGAAACCTG TCCCAGCCACCAAGTTGAACACAATCACCAAGTCCAACCTTGGCCAGTGTGTCAGCAAATACGACCTACTCGTCTGGTTTGAGATCAGCGAGCTGGAGCCCACAGGAGA GTACATTCCAGCTATAGTGGATCACAGTGGAGCGCTGCCTTGCCATGGCACGTACCTGCTGCACCAG GGAATCCAGCGTCGGATCACTGTGACTCTAATCCACGAAAAGGGTAGCGAGCTGCACTGGAAAGATGTTCGTGAGCTGGTTGTTG GTCGTATTAGGAACAAGGCTGAAGTGGACGATGGAGCAGCTGATGCGGTCTTGTCTCTTAACATTATCTCTGCCAAGAACATCAAATCTTCCCACAACTCTAACAG GCTGTCTATTGATAAGGATATTGATAG GACCTTCTACCGCTTCGAGGCAGTGTGGGACAGCTCCCTGCACAACTCCCTCCTGCTAAACAGAGTTACTCCTTATGGAGAGAAGATCTACATGACGCTGTCGGCATATCTAGAG CTTGACCATTGCATCCAGCCTGCTATTATCACTAAAGACGTCTGCATGGTCTTTTACTCTCGAGATGCAAAGATCTCACCTCCCCGTTCCCTCAGGAACCTCTTCGGGAGTGGCTATTCCAAAACCCCAGACTG CAACCGTGTTACAGGAATCTACGAGCTGAGTTTGTGCAAGATGTCCGATTCTGGAAGTCCAG GCATGCAACGCCGGAGGAGGAAGGTCTTGGACACATCAGTGGCGTATGTGCGTGGCGAGGAGAACCTGGCAGGTTGGAGGCCCAGAGGAGACAGTCTCATCCTGGAGCACCAATGGGAGCTGGAGAAAATGGAGCAGCTGCATGAG GTGGAGAAGACCCGCCACCTCCTCCTACTGAGAGACAAACTGGGAGAGTCTGCCCCCGTGGGATCGGGGCCAACCAGCAAGTCCTTAAGCGAGTTGCTGTCTCCGTGCGTGAGCTCGGGCACCTTGTCCACGTCCACCTCCATCTCCTCGCAGATCTCCAGCACCACCTTCGAAAGTGCCATCACGCCCAGTGAGAGCAGCGGCTACGACTCCGCTGACATCGAGAGCCTGGTTGACCGTGAGAAGGAGCTGGCCACTAAG TGCCTCCGCCTCCTGACTCATACATTCAACAGCGAATACAACCAATTGGTGAACAgcatcagcgactgcaaa CTGTCCGACATCTCTCCGATGGGACGTGACATGTCGGTGACCAGCTTCAGCAGCGCCACGCTCACCCCCTCCTCCACATGCCCGTCTCTGTCAGACTCCCGCTGTGGCTCTGTAGAACAGAA GACTCCGGAGAACTGTTCCCGTGCGTCCAGCCCATCCTGCTCAGAGTACGACAACTTCCCCATGGTTCCCACCCTGGAGGCATCTTACCTCGCACGTGCGGGGAAAAATGAATTCCTCAACTTGGTGCCTGATATTGAAGAAATGAGGCCAGG ATCTGTTGTGTCCAAGAAGGGTTTCCTAAGCTTCATGGAGCCACGCTCCAACTCGTGGGTGAAACACTTTGTGGCCGTGCGCCGGCCTTACGTCTTCATCTACAACAGCGACAAGGACCCGGTGGAGCGGGGGGTCCTTAACCTTTCCACAGCGCAAGTGGAATACAGTGAAGACCAGCAGGCCATGCTCAAG ACACCAAACACGTTTGCTGTGTGCACGAAGCACAGAGGAATCCTCCTGCAGGCCAACAATGAGAAAGACATGAACGACTGGCTGTACGCGTTGAACCCTCTGCTCGCGGGAACGATAAG GTCCAAGCTGGCGAGGAGGCGTAGCGGTCTCATCAAGAACTGA